Proteins encoded within one genomic window of Solea senegalensis isolate Sse05_10M linkage group LG11, IFAPA_SoseM_1, whole genome shotgun sequence:
- the slc35c2 gene encoding solute carrier family 35 member C2 — MAFPVQFLCKGLRSVGLVLLYYAFSIGITFYNKWLMKGFHYPLFMTLAHLTVIFCLSALTRRAMHCWTGKPRVILNWTDYLLKVAPTALATALDIGLSNWSLLFITISLYTMTKSTAVLFILFFSLVFKLEESNPFLIVVVLLISSGLFMFTYESTQFNLEGFVMVLLASFIGGIRWTLTQILMQKSELGLQNPIDAMFHLQPLMFFGLFPLFLFNEGVSISTSEKLFRVTELSPLLYSLCTLSIGGMLAFGLGFSEFLLVSRTSSLTLSIAGIFKEVCTLLLAASVMGDKMNALNWLGFTVCLCGISLHVALKTYYSKNKVPSLRQLSSRSPELELPLLQQSRYDAEDSAADGYGDEEEITLH; from the exons ggTTTCCACTATCCCCTCTTCATGACGTTAGCTCACCTCACCGTCATTTTCTGCCTGTCTGCTTTGACGCGGCGGGCCATGCACTGCTGGACAGGGAAACCCCGCGTCATTCTGAACTGGACAGATTACCTCCTGAAAGTGGCACCGACTG cCTTGGCCACAGCTCTGGACATTGGACTTTCCAACTGGAGTTTACTCTTCATCACCATTAGCTT gtacACCATGACCAAGTCCACAGCAGTGCTCTTTatcctctttttctccctgGTGTTTAAACTCGAGGAGTCG AACCCATTCCTGATCGTGGTGGTCCTGCTGATCTCCAGCGGTCTGTTTATGTTTACGTACGAGTCGACCCAGTTCAACCTGGAGGGATTCGTCATGGTGTTGCTGGCGTCCTTCATAGGCGGGATCCGCTGGACCCTCACCCAGATCCTCATGCAGAAGTCCGAGCTGG GTCTTCAGAACCCCATCGACGCCATGTTCCACCTTCAGCCGCTCATGTTCTTCGgcctctttcctctcttcctgtTTAATGAAG GTGTGAGCATCAGTACCTCAGAGAAGTTGTTTCGAGTGACCGAGCTCTCGCCTCTCCTGTACTCGCTCTGCACACTGAGCATCGGCGGCATGCTGGCCTTCGGTTTAGGCTTCTCGGAGTTCCTGCTCGTCTCTCGGACCTCCAGCCTCACTCTTTCTATAGCAGGGATCTTtaag GAGGTGTGCACTCTGCTTTTGGCCGCGTCTGTGATGGGAGACAAAATGAACGCGCTGAACTGGCTGGGATTCACCGTGTGCCTCTGTGGCATTTCACTGCACGTGGCACTCAAGACCTATTATTCCaaaa ATAAGGTCCCGTCTCTGCGGCAGCTGAGCAGCAGGAGCCCGGAGCTCgagctgccgctgctgcagcagagcagaTACGACGCCGAGGATTCAGCCGCCGATGGGTACGGCGACGAGGAGGAAATCACTCTGCACTGA